Proteins from a genomic interval of Bdellovibrionales bacterium:
- a CDS encoding transposase — MGGALRYFLNEYEYLTGYLKDGRLEADNGFTERAIRKYAIGRNAWLFSDTPAGAEASSIMYSFTVTAKINGVNPYAAMVRLLTELPLGKSLEDFERLAEIILSPDSRA; from the coding sequence ATCGGAGGGGCCCTCCGCTACTTTTTGAATGAGTATGAGTACCTGACAGGCTACCTCAAGGATGGGCGTCTGGAGGCGGACAATGGCTTTACGGAGAGAGCGATCCGCAAGTATGCCATCGGAAGGAATGCGTGGCTGTTTTCCGACACCCCTGCGGGAGCCGAAGCCAGCAGTATCATGTACAGTTTCACTGTCACAGCCAAAATCAATGGGGTGAACCCCTACGCAGCCATGGTCCGATTGCTCACTGAACTACCACTGGGCAAATCCCTCGAAGACTTCGAGCGGCTCGCTGAGATCATTTTATCACCTGATTCTCGAGCCTGA
- a CDS encoding transposase, producing the protein MFAVDGFYRIKGNRTAARILIRMTDQMALSQIPEIESLRRTLMKRRNEILNCFVNRITNARTEGRQEVPRSLFAHARAAWS; encoded by the coding sequence ATGTTTGCTGTTGACGGCTTTTACCGAATCAAAGGTAATAGAACAGCAGCCAGAATCCTAATTCGAATGACAGATCAAATGGCTTTAAGCCAGATACCCGAAATAGAATCCCTCAGACGAACCCTCATGAAACGAAGAAATGAAATCTTGAATTGCTTCGTAAACCGGATTACCAACGCAAGAACAGAAGGTAGACAAGAGGTCCCTCGAAGTTTATTCGCACATGCGAGAGCAGCTTGGTCGTGA